The Hordeum vulgare subsp. vulgare chromosome 4H, MorexV3_pseudomolecules_assembly, whole genome shotgun sequence genomic interval aaccagcagtacccgtcgaggaagaacctgaagcagcgagcagacgcttaagtctcagaatatcctgctcagtcaaagcgatggttgaagctgtcgaggtagatgacgaagtcgctgtagatgatgatcgcgccttgcgcaagtgtttcttcttcgtgtagcagtgggactcaatatgaccatcattgttgtagtagtcacaatgtggacgggggcgacctaAGCCTCCAGAAGGGGTGGGCAAGAGCGGtggagcactcgagcgagaaggggccggtgcagcaggtggcgtagaaaaagtccgagcagcgagcaccgagggaacctccagcaaaccagcaccacgtaagcgagtctcctcagcacgaatctcagaaagcgcctccatgagagaaatgcggccacgagcaaacaactgagcacgccggggctcaaactccttacggagccgagatgaaactccaagtcggcctggacagcctggcaacaggggcaagtacgacaaccagcactgcggagagaatcaagttggcgccagatagcagaactctatGCATAGAAGTCAtgaacagtagagtcaccctgctgaagagcatgctcctgacggaccatagagaggtataaggcatcaccagagggctcatagcgctgacgaaggcgagtccacatctcaaacacagtaggaaggcccagaaagTCAGGCAAAATGAGGCAGAACGCTAGCAGTGAGAACAactgcagcacgagcatcatcatcaagccactgggtgtaagcagacagagcaccatgatacgtctgaagagcctcctcataagccaaaaccttctcatcataagcacggatagcggcctcatcagcaagcttagccgcatcctttgtggcctgaggagcatccgcaggaagagccggtggggtcgacggagtgggagccacgggaggaactGGACACGGCGGACAACAGACCTCGTCAGAAAGAAAACCCCATAGGCGGATGCCAcacatgtgaatgcgcatgaagccaatgaactcggtgtagttagtgccatcaaagatcaccggACAACAAGGAACAACAACGTAGCTGGATACAACAGACATTTTTTTTGGAATTGCAGTCAACGAACTGCAGCTGCGTCTGAAACCGCGTCCGCTTCGTCAGGAGCCGCGTCGATCTGGATCCGAGGCAAGGCGGCGTGTTGATCTGGAGCCGCCCTTAGTAACAGATCCGGCTAAGGAAGGGAAACCGGGATCGGGACGGGAGGCTGGAGGCGGCGGGATCCAGCAGCAGTAAACGGCAACAGGTGGGAGCGGCGGGATCCAGCAGCAGGTGGTGGGATCCGCGGTTGAAGGCTTAGGGGGAACCGATCCGGCTGGGAGGACGGGCGGAACgggggcggctggcggcggcctcGATCGGGGCGGGGCGGGCAGGAGGCGATCCGATCGGGACGGGAGGGATCCGCAGCGGGATCGATCCAATCGGGAGGATGAGCTCGAGCGGGACGGTAGACCGAGGCAACGGCTTCGATCGGGGCGGGAggaggagatcgaggacgagCTCGATCGGGAGCAGAGAGACGGATCAATCGCACGAGTTGCAGCGTGCAAattgacctagctctaataccatgttaggaataagcaacttgtattcccatgaggccataggccggtataatatacatgtacaggtgatggactatatgcaggaaaccccttatatattgggataaatacaaaagggtacatgacttatattataactctaacagatGTAAAACAAATTTTGGAATTTTGAGATTTTAAATACTGTGTTCGTTTTAAACGAAGGGGATCCATGTGttcgattttactgttcatgaCGGGTGCATTTGAGCTCGGGAACAGAAGAGAAGAGTACTTATCctcaagaaaaaaagaggagtacTTTTGGATCCATGTAGGCATGGCTCTATTTCGTTTTTTCGCTTGATCTCTCCTCGCCAAGAAGGATCTCCTTCTCCTAATTTTTTGAATGAATGAGGAGCTTGCAGCTTCTCCCTGAACCTGGATTAGCTCCCCTGTAAGCTCCGTAGCCTCTCTCTCATCTGTGTTTGTACAGCCCCCTCAGTATTGTTGATATCTCTCTATGAAATATTTTTTAATAGTAAATAAAAGTTGCTGCAGGAGCCTTCCCCTATAGGTTTCCGTTAAAAAATCCTAATAAAGTTTTAACTTGGTTCAACCTCAGTTTCTATACCAGGGAATATTTGTTAAGCATTATCCCTTGAAGCAACTATACTCCCTTGTGAGTTGTGACTATACTGAGGTTGCAGCTGAATGAACAGTAACCTTGACTAAAATACAATAGGAAAACTAATTTGTAATTTCGTGATTCAGATCTTGCTACTTTTAATTGTCTGATCACCTTGCTGATCATTTCATATTGTCGTGGTGAATTCTTTTTGAGTCCTGCTTTCCAGAGTTTCTTTGCAAGAAAATCTTTGGACTCACAGCTGCAGCAAATGGGGGCATTATCATCAGCTGAAAGTATCTCTCAATCTGATAGCATTAACGATAAATTTAAAAAATGTAAGGTATGTTGATGTTTAGTGTGGTGCTTTAGACAGTTTTACATGTATCGTATTTCATGCATAATACATGCTTGGCAGTGTGGGTTGAGCATGGTGATGAGCTAAGCCTTGAATATGCCGGTTCTTATGCTTTAAAGGGAGACCTTGTAAGGTAATTTCTAGCATACCTTGCTACATCAATGTTTCCTGAATCAATTTTGTTATGTGCATATCATCAAGTTCTTGACAACTCAAATAACACAGGTATGGAAGGCAGACACTGCCGGGATTGATTAAAGATGGCATGAGCGCTATTTCCCGGTATTATTTGAACAATTTTCATGACGGAGTGCGACAAGTAAGTTGTGAACGTATGGCCGTTTCTGATGTTCCATACAAACTATCTTGCATTCCCgcctaatatttgctatcatgaataGATGCCCTACTTTTATCAGAAAATAATTGTTTTTAGGTGTGTTTCTTTCAGTTAGCTTTTGATATAGTTTGTTCGTTGCTAGATTATAACTTGCCCCCGCGCTTAATGCTAGATTATCACTTCTAACACCTATTCTTAGTACTAGAGTGTATATTTAACGAAGATGTGCTGATTCTATGGTTCTTCTGAAACTAAAATTTCAACTCTAGGATGCTCTAGATCTTATCAGTGGTTACTACACGGTCAGCAAAAGCAGTTCTCCTTTTCAAATCATCGGATTTGAATCTGCACCAGTAAGCAAGCCTTCTCCATTTTCTCTGCCTAAGTATTGTTCCTCTCATTTATAGATGGTTTTCGCAACTCTTTTTATTCTTCACCAACCGCCATAGTCAGCATTAAACACGCAATCGATTCTGACATACGTTTTGCATTTGCTTGGAAAACAAACTCAGTATCTTCCTGTGGCGTCAGCAATCATAGTTGGTGGGATCACTGTCACAACTTTCACTCTTAGTCAAGGTCTGCCTTGTACTCATCTTCGCTCCGTAGATTCCCTTTTAGCACCGTGTATTACTGATCTCGTCTTCCCGTCTGCAGTTGGACGGAGCGCACAACACCTCATCTCGTCCATTATCTTCGCTGGTTTGACCGCCGGAGTGGCAGCCTTGGTGAAAGCAAATGGAAAGCAGCTCTGCTCTAGACCTCGATTATGCGGTCTGATCTAATTTGCGACCCCTTTTCTCTTGCCCGGTTCTCAGAGCTTTGTTGTTGGAATCTGAATGAATATGAAGTGTTGATAGCAAGCTTCCCGTCCACTGTCAGCGTAGATAGATTAAACAAGGAAGATGTCGGCTTGCTGGTCCGGTAAATCTGAAGTAAATTTTGTAAACACATGGTTAGATTGTCTGGTTTCCTGGTAAATAGCGGATTGTGCAGTCAGAGGCACACCGTCTTACTGTAAACTAAGGTTAAATTGTAACACTGGATCCTACTGCACAGTTTGTGTATCTTAAACCTGTGAAATTGTCTACGCAGAATTTAAAATCACTGAATTCGACAGGCATACTCCAGCGTGAGAAGGTTGCTCTTGTATAATGCCAGCTTAACCCAGGACAGATAGGCGTAAGCTGCCCTAAAATAAGCGCTCCCAAGATACTGGTGGCAGAGCACAGTTCCAGGTGGCCAGCCAAACGTTGGTAGCCAGCGAAAAAAAAAGACCGTCCCTGTTTTGCTCCCTTTCCTCTCTTTGCTGGCTGCTATCCACGTTGGGATCTCGAATTCACCTTCGATTTCGTAGCATAGGACAAGGCCTCTTTCTCAGGCCGCCCTGCTTCGTCTTCCTCTGTCGCAGGTGAATCGGCTGTAAATGTCTGTTTTGCTGGATTTTGGCTACCAGATAAGGCGGCATGGCATCTTCAGATTTATCTGATCTCCTCTCTGTTGTCTATTCTGCTGGCCGGCTTAGCACAAAGTTTCCAACGCAGGATGATCTAATAGCTGCGAGTTCTTGGTGGCattttcaaaggaaaaaaaagcgcAATTGAAATAAAGTTTCACCACACGTAACCTAAGCGAGGAGCCGATGGCAAGCACTGATGATCCGAAGAAAGAGGCATCATCTTGGTCCATTTTTAATTGGACAAATAAAGCAGGTAAGGTAAGGGGGTTTCCTGCATCCAGTTCCAAGGATACATACAAACAAACAAATACCCCTTTTTTTTTTCTGACAACAACGTGAATTACTACTTGCTACCAGAGTCGGAGGTCGAGCAACCGAGAATGAGAAGCACCCAGGAGATCCTCACGCAATATAAGTTCAACGGGGTATTATATTTCTCCACCTTCGAATTTTACATCTACTCCTCCTGCTCCTATATTGCTTGTCTCTTGCTGATTTAGCTGGTAGCTGTGAATCACGCTGCAGGATGCTGCCGCGGCAGCGGCGCACGCAAAAGACATGCTCATGGAGCGGCAGGAGAAACTCGCGGTAAAACTATTTGGTTCCTTCTGTTGTTCAGACGACGCCAAGAGAGTACGGTAAATCTTGACGACTGTTTCTTGGATGCCAGAAAATAACCCAAGAATCCGCAGAGTTTGAGAGCGAGGCGGAAAACTTTGCCACCCTCGCCCAGCAGATCACGAAGTCCCTGGAGGCCAAGAGGTGGTGGTGGCCATCGTGATTCGTAAAACCAATCGGCCGGTCGTCGGtcgaacgatgtgatgtgatgtgatgtgatgtactctgatctaaacgcttttatatttctttacggaggaaGTACTAGTAATACCAATGCCTTTCGCGTGCCTGGCTGCTGTACTGCTCTGCGCGTGCTAAATGAGAGACCAAGACGTTAATGATTGTGGACGGAAGGATACATATATCTACTTTTTtaatcatatatatatacatactccGTATATGAATGTGATTGTGATGGCTGACGACCGTGCGATTAACTTCTCACCCGTCATAAgttctcgtttggttaaggggattggaaaggttttgagagggagggatttcaagggattgggtgaatctctttgttccacccaatcctcttaaATCCTTGGGGTTTTGCTTTCACTAGTCCTTcaaggagggttttgaaacacataggtaggagggattgaagaggaacggaggggattgggctaagcaaacccctcatACCAAATGGACGTCCaaggatctgtggggtttctgaaCCTTTCGGGATTTTTctttcaaaacctccccaatcttccttaaccaaacgaggcctaaatGGTAAGATGAGGCGTGGTTGCGGACTGAATGGTGCTAAGAGAGGACACGGATGGCATATAGATATAGCAGCCATCGGTTCGGTTGGGGTCTTCTCCGATTGGATTGGATGCCCGTTGATGAGGTTAGGCAACCAGTTCCTTTTTTCAGTTGCCTCCGTTGCCTCTCCAGTTCAGTTGATCTCCGGCCTTTCCACGTTGAGCTGCAACGGGGTTCTGGGTTATCGCTCCGCCCTTTCCACGTTGAGCTGTACTGTATTTCTTGTGTGAACTAGTAGACCTCGTGATCTTTGTGGCCCGAGAATGGAAGGGCCGTCCTCCAAAAGAAGACAGGAGCCTGTGGTGTAGCATCAACTATAATAATCCGGTGGTTGTAGCTTTGATGAGTTGGCTAATGGTATGCGGCTGGTATGGT includes:
- the LOC123448916 gene encoding uncharacterized protein LOC123448916, with translation MASTDDPKKEASSWSIFNWTNKAESEVEQPRMRSTQEILTQYKFNGDAAAAAAHAKDMLMERQEKLAKITQESAEFESEAENFATLAQQITKSLEAKRWWWPS